The Ovis aries strain OAR_USU_Benz2616 breed Rambouillet chromosome X, ARS-UI_Ramb_v3.0, whole genome shotgun sequence genomic sequence GTCTTCTCTGGTGTGTCACAAACTAAGGTTTCAAACTAGAGAGTTCTGTGACACTTCTCACCGGTTGTATGTATTTGCTTTCAAGAgggctattttatttttcaattgagaGAAAATTGACAAAACATAaagttattaattttgttttattttttatccaaAACATGTTTATTGGGACAGTTTCCCATTCCTCTTGATACAGGTTACTTTTAGTGCTACTTCCGTCTGCAGGAGCAGCCTTCTGTAAGCCTTGCTTTTCCTCCTGTAGGCTGGCGGAAGACAGTAGAGCAGCCAACACACAAAACTACCGTTTGTGCATGGCTAAAGACAGTGATGATTGTATAACATCCTAGACATTTCACATCCATGAAATAGGAATTGGAGCTCTGCACCAGATGCTTCTTCTTGTGTTTCCTATTGTCTTCtggagagagatgagagagatCCTTTTGAGAGGCATGTTCTCACAGGGAGGTTGTTACTGCTGGAGAGGCTAAAATTGCtgattttaaagtgtacaatggcATTCAGTGCATTCACAGTATTGTGCAATGAAAAGTACATCTATCAATAATAGTTCCCCAATGTTTTCATCACTCTGGAAAGAGACACTGCCATGCCCCATTTGccttccctcagcccctggtaaCTACCAATCTGTTTTCCGTCTCTGGATTTGTCTATTCTggtacatttcatgtaaatggaagcATATATTATATCAGACTTTGTGTCTTCTTCACGTAGTGTAATGATTTTGAGATTTATCTGCATTGCACACAGGAGTGGCTCATTCCTTCTTGTCCAGCAGTGCTCTGTGATGTGAATGCAGTGCATTGACCCATTCATTTGCTACCAGTTAGGGCTGTGAGGAGTAGAGCTACTGTGAACACTATGCATGTCTTTTTGTGAACATATGCTTTTATATGTGGAATTGCCAGATCAACATCTAAAGCAACTTTTCcagcatgtgctgtgcttagttgctcagtcatgtccaactcttggcaaccccatggactgtagccctccaggctcctctgtccatgggattctccaggcaaggatactggagtgggttgccatgccctcctccagaagatcttcccatccaggaatcaaccttcccaacccaggtctcccacatgatcctaccactttacattcccattaGGAGTCTGTGAGAGTTTGAGTTGCTGCACACTCTTGCCAATATTTGGTGGTAGGGTCAGTCTTTGAAGTTTCAGGCTCCTAAACTCAGGTGTCACCTAGTGGACAAGAACTCTAGATGATGTCACCAAAGCGCAGTTTTTTTCTCAACCTCAACACTACTGGCATTTTTGACCAGGTGATTCAAAAATGCCAGTACTGAGGCCGTGCCACGTGTTGTGGGCTGTTTAGCCACATCCCTGTTCTCTCCCCACTAGATGCAGTTGGAGGGCTTTCGTCTGGCCATCCTAACAAAGTATCCCAAACTTAGCAGCTTCAAACAACAGAGATGgattctctcagttctggaggtcagcACAGTGAAGTCAAAGTCAGCGTGTGGGTGGGGCTGCGTCCCTTCTGGAAGGACGAATCTGTTCCCAGCCTCTCCCAGCTTTTGGGGCTGCTGGCTTCCTTAGCTTGTGGCCTTGTCACTACAGTCTTCTAGGCCAGCACCTTCCCCTTCCCTGTGCTCCATCTTCACATGCCCTTTTCCTCTGGGTGTGACCGTTGGTGCTGCCTCCACTTCTAAGGATGCGCGTGATATACCACATGAGCTTGGAGGAGTTGCTCTGTCTCTACCAGGTTACCCCATCTGGCCCGCTTCATCCTTCCCACCTCAGTCTCTCCATCTCAGACTTCTCTATGTTTCAGGCTGTTAGGTTCTAGCTCAGTTTGTCAAAGCCCATCCTCAGCTATGAACAAGAATATACTTTTCTGCAGCAGCAATGATGTTTGAGGCCATTTGTATCAGACACAGTCCTTAATAGCTTTGGAAGAATTTGAGGGGCATTTTGGTTGACCAACCATCATTTAGCCCTCATAAGAGCATTTTCCATGGTGGTGCTTCTACCTCCGTGGCTGTAGGAGCCAGACAGAGAGGAGTCCTTGACCAAGGGAGGGACGTGTCACAAGCCAGGTACCCTACTGTGGCCCCACTGATAAGGGGAGATAGAGGGAACAGCCTTACATGTTAATATTGTCTTATTCAACAGTCTCTGCAAGAATGTGTGTAAGAGTATAGTCATTTGTTCTTAGAAATATATTaatgaagaatccacttgctaattTCGTCTTCATGAAGAACATATTCATGAATATACACTTGAACGTGGTAGATATCTTGAATGTCCTTGCATCTCCATCCCATATGTGAATGGAAGGACAGCCATGGGGGAATCTGCTTTCAGGGTGGACACCccactctctccccttctctgtaGCAGTAGTCTCAGTCAGGTTGTCAGACCAGTCTCTTCTCAACAGGGAAAAGGGCAGAGATTGATGGACTATTCCTTGAAATACCATCATGAACTGGCTCTTGATGAACTGGCTTCCACAAATGAGTGTTTCAGCTTCTCAGCTGCCTGGTGACCATCTCCACGGCACACCAGTCAAGTCCCTGAACAGGACCTAACTGAATTTCTCACTTCCCAGTTCCTATCCCTGCCTCTGCTTCTCTGCAGGGCTCCAGGCCCCCACTGGTATCCAGCGTTGTCACCCTGGCTCCAGTCAGGCTTTCCTCAGCTTTCCTTAAAGAGCCGGAAGCTGTCTGGCCTGTGTCTTTCCAGCCCATCTTTGCTGGTGCCCAAATGAGGTACCTCAAAGTGTTTTTTGACATCATGAAATATTCCAAACCCAGGGAAAGCAGAGAATAACTTGGTCAAGGTTATCTGCCCACCCCCAGCTTTCTCAAATCTTAacatattcacattttatttaagaaataaaagcttAAAAGATGAGTTGTTTGAAACTCTCCCCTTCACCTTCCCCCCTCTGCCCACCTTGCTATCCTTGTTGGGTGCTTAGTTTTTCCAGACATATTTTTAGACTTTTGCTACTTAAATATGTGGCTGTAAACAACAGGTAGtgatgttttgtgtgtttttttaataggtCTACTGAGATATTACTTACATGccataaaatgtaccattttaacTGTATGTTTCAATGAGCTTTATTAAATTTACTTAGTTGTGTAACCACTACCACAAttcaattttggtttctgttttaataacagctttattgagatataattgacatcccatacaattcacccatttaaagtgttttTGTCGTATTCAGTGTTTTTATTGTATTCACAGAGCTATGCTGTAGTCACCACTGTCTCAGTCTGGGACCCTATCATCCCTCCCAGCAGAAACTCCATCCCCactagcagtcactccccacctcctctctcccctaGCCTCCAGAAACCACAAATTTGCTTCTGTCTTTATGGATTGGCTTATGCTGGACATTTCCTATCCATGGAATCATACAGTTATGTGGATTTTTGAGACTGTTCAATCCTGATAATCAACAGATGATTTTTAGGGAAGAGCTACTGCACACGAAACACTGGGgtaggtatatatgtatgtgtgtatatatatatacatatggaatttaatGGCATACACAGGCAGTTTAGATCTCGATTTCTACTTCTCATATATTGCTATTTTTGTAAAGCCATTACAAAAGAGTGACTATATATATGAAAGATTCATGaatatcagtgtgtgtgtgtgtgtgtgtgtgtgtgtgtgtgtgtgtgtgtgtgtgtgtggctgatgTGCATCTGGGGTGTTCTGAGACCGACCTGGAGGAGGAGCCAGGGTTCGACCGCAGCttgagaagagaggaagaaggcGTGTTCTGAAGCTACATCTAGTGTGGCTTTGAGCAGGGTCACTCAGGGCCTGTCACTGTCTTTTGCTCCCAAGACAAGTGTTGCTGGAAGGACAGGTGAATGGGCACCTGCAGGGGCACCTGGACGAGATTTACCACCTCAAACAGAACCTGGCCTGCACCAAGGAGAGAATGGTCTACCTGTCCTATGAGAGAGCCAAGGAGATCTGGGTGAGCAGCCCTGGGGGACCTTTGTGAGAAATGGCTGATAAGGAGGTGGTAATAGGGACCAGGCCAGCAGAAGATGAGGGAGTCTGCTCTGACATCCCTGGAGCCCAGGGAAGGGATCCTGCCTGGCACTGTGCCCCTGCAGCGCCTGGTCTTTATGATCATGCTACCCTCCCCTGGAGCCGGGGCCGGCTTAGGCAATCTGGGAACTCGGGCACAATCTGTGACTCTCCGGCTCCTGGGCAGTGGGGATGTGGGGTCCCAGCTTCACGGTCTTTCTCCTGCAAGAGGTCATGGAGACCTTCAAGAACCGCATGGGCAAGTTCAAGGCTCTGCAGCAGGTGACCCAGCTGGGGCTGACAGAGCGCCCACAGAGCTGGCCCTAGGACATGCTGTGCCACTTGATGAGCCTGCTGCTGATGCTGACCACGGTGCTTCTGGTCCTGCTGTCTGGCGTTTGTGCctgcccc encodes the following:
- the LOC105605666 gene encoding small ribosomal subunit protein eS27-like → MDVKCLGCYTIITVFSHAQTVVLCVGCSTVFRQPTGGKARLTEGCSCRRK